A portion of the Adhaeribacter radiodurans genome contains these proteins:
- a CDS encoding SusC/RagA family TonB-linked outer membrane protein, with the protein MRNLIPPLLFTLVAPRLNLYRQNYTAFKLVLILGLSLCFSNLYAQTTVTGTVSGAGGEALPGVTVLVKGTTNGTTTDANGSYSIGIPAGQENGTLTFSFIGYTSQDVVINNRTTVNITLAEDTKALQEVVVIGYQTVRKQDLTGAVSVINPAAANRVATNSVAESLQGLAPGITVRNSGAPGQMARIEVRGAASFANTDPLYVIDGMIADANTTINNNDIESIQVLKDASAAAIYGARAANGVVIITTKQGKEGPAKVSLSARYGIQRIPKRYDVMNSTEFATMQSTQYENSGQTPPASIGSAFNPNINTDWQDEVMRTGNVQDYNLSLSGGSKTGTYLISGSYFTNKGVLIGNSFERATLRVNTRSTKGRITFGENMVLSNSNTKDIPGTNTTEINPFYNAPQMLPIIPVRDPSYINSTNPAGWGFGRVDAVTYVSNPVAIADLNPRKFNYAKLVGNAFVDVKIADWLTYRFNTGAEVSFDYYNEIRKVGVWEFNAAPRNSSIDEDRSRYLNLLFENTLNFNKTFGVHSINGVVGVTQQHVTRENTSGGRSDLQIYNNNYFTTIGSASGTSVAGGGRPIDYRLYGYLGRIIYSYNDKYLLTLTGRIDQDSRFGSNYRTGYFPSVAAGWRISKESFFNVDWVTDLKINASYGELGIVTQGSYDYTAFINNSPRAIFGPNQTPFVGSTQAQVVNENLKWEERVVRNIGIDAGFFNNSLIVSLEGYNSLSNDNLLQLPVAGYLGNLRGDPFINAGSIRNKGIEFSATYRNSNQALKWDISGNFTTIKNVVEDVGNQGEGINYIQSGNTRTQVGRSLGEWYVIQTDGLFQTQEEVNNYVNSAGLKIQPNAKPGDVKFIDQNGDGTINANDRTFRGSPWPKLQTGAQFNASYKQFSLNLQLIGVFGNKLYNDVRRALDSYQQTNFRSDISPWSPTNTNTEDPRIALNTEQSIIDNNRGDSDRWLENGSYVRLRNVELGYNVPAALLGRAGLQNARFFISGQNLFTITKYSGLDPDVVGNPDPNIARTRILERGVDLGNWPASRVFSFGVQCDF; encoded by the coding sequence ATGAGAAACCTGATACCCCCGCTTCTTTTTACTTTGGTTGCCCCCCGTTTAAACTTATACCGGCAAAATTATACTGCTTTTAAGCTAGTACTTATACTGGGGTTAAGTTTATGTTTCAGTAACTTATACGCCCAAACCACGGTAACCGGAACTGTTTCCGGTGCAGGTGGTGAAGCTTTGCCAGGTGTAACGGTATTGGTAAAAGGTACCACTAACGGTACTACCACCGATGCCAACGGCAGTTATAGTATTGGCATCCCAGCCGGTCAGGAAAATGGCACCCTCACTTTTTCTTTCATTGGTTATACCAGCCAGGATGTGGTAATTAATAACCGCACTACGGTAAACATAACCTTAGCCGAAGATACCAAAGCCCTGCAGGAAGTAGTCGTAATTGGTTACCAGACCGTGCGGAAGCAAGATCTAACCGGAGCGGTTTCGGTGATTAACCCGGCAGCCGCTAACCGCGTAGCCACTAACTCGGTGGCCGAATCTTTACAAGGCTTAGCCCCTGGTATTACCGTCCGCAACAGCGGGGCTCCGGGACAAATGGCTCGTATTGAAGTGCGGGGTGCAGCTAGTTTTGCCAACACCGATCCTTTGTACGTGATCGACGGGATGATTGCTGATGCCAATACCACTATTAATAACAATGACATTGAATCTATTCAGGTATTAAAAGATGCTTCGGCGGCAGCTATTTACGGTGCGCGGGCGGCTAACGGAGTAGTGATTATTACCACTAAACAAGGAAAAGAAGGTCCGGCTAAGGTTTCGCTTTCGGCGCGTTATGGCATTCAACGCATTCCGAAACGCTATGATGTAATGAACAGCACCGAGTTTGCGACTATGCAGAGTACTCAATACGAGAATTCGGGCCAAACTCCGCCCGCCAGCATAGGTTCGGCTTTTAACCCGAATATTAACACCGATTGGCAGGACGAAGTAATGCGCACGGGCAATGTACAGGATTATAACCTTTCTTTATCAGGAGGTTCTAAAACTGGTACGTACCTTATTTCGGGCAGCTATTTTACGAACAAAGGCGTTTTGATCGGTAATTCTTTTGAACGGGCTACTTTGCGGGTAAATACTCGCAGCACTAAAGGGCGGATAACCTTCGGCGAAAACATGGTGCTTTCTAACTCCAATACCAAAGATATTCCGGGTACCAATACTACCGAAATAAATCCTTTTTACAATGCACCGCAAATGCTGCCGATTATTCCGGTACGGGACCCTAGTTATATAAATTCTACTAACCCGGCTGGTTGGGGCTTTGGGCGGGTAGATGCGGTTACGTACGTGTCGAACCCGGTAGCTATCGCCGATTTAAATCCCCGCAAGTTTAATTATGCCAAGCTGGTAGGGAATGCTTTTGTAGATGTTAAAATTGCTGATTGGTTAACCTACCGCTTTAATACCGGTGCCGAGGTTAGTTTTGATTATTACAACGAAATCCGGAAAGTGGGCGTGTGGGAATTTAATGCAGCTCCGCGCAACAGTTCCATCGACGAAGACCGTTCGCGCTACTTGAATCTCTTGTTCGAAAATACACTTAATTTTAATAAAACTTTTGGCGTACATAGTATTAACGGCGTGGTGGGGGTTACGCAACAGCACGTTACGCGCGAAAATACTTCCGGCGGCCGCTCCGACTTACAAATTTATAACAATAATTACTTTACTACCATTGGTTCGGCCAGCGGTACTTCGGTAGCCGGTGGCGGACGGCCTATAGATTACCGTTTATACGGTTACCTGGGCCGGATTATTTACTCCTACAACGATAAATACTTGTTAACTCTTACGGGCCGTATCGATCAGGACTCCCGTTTTGGATCCAATTACCGCACCGGTTACTTTCCTTCTGTTGCCGCCGGGTGGCGCATCAGCAAAGAAAGCTTCTTTAATGTGGACTGGGTAACCGATTTAAAAATTAATGCTTCTTACGGTGAGTTGGGTATTGTAACGCAAGGTTCTTATGATTACACGGCTTTTATCAATAATAGCCCTAGAGCCATTTTTGGACCTAACCAAACTCCCTTTGTTGGCAGCACCCAAGCCCAGGTAGTTAACGAAAATCTGAAATGGGAAGAACGGGTGGTACGCAATATTGGTATTGATGCGGGCTTCTTTAACAATAGCTTAATCGTATCGCTGGAAGGATATAACTCTTTATCGAATGATAACTTATTGCAATTGCCGGTGGCTGGCTATTTGGGAAATTTACGGGGTGATCCGTTTATTAACGCCGGGTCTATCCGTAACAAAGGTATCGAGTTTTCGGCTACTTATCGCAACAGTAACCAAGCCCTGAAATGGGATATAAGCGGTAATTTTACTACCATTAAAAACGTAGTAGAAGATGTAGGAAACCAGGGCGAAGGCATTAACTACATTCAGTCGGGCAATACCCGCACCCAGGTGGGCCGTTCTTTAGGAGAATGGTACGTCATTCAAACCGATGGATTGTTTCAGACTCAGGAAGAAGTAAATAATTACGTAAATTCTGCCGGGTTAAAAATTCAACCTAATGCCAAGCCGGGCGATGTAAAGTTTATTGACCAGAATGGAGATGGTACCATCAATGCCAATGACCGCACTTTTAGAGGATCGCCGTGGCCTAAGCTTCAAACCGGTGCTCAGTTTAATGCTTCTTACAAGCAATTTAGCCTCAATTTGCAATTGATAGGCGTATTTGGCAATAAGCTTTATAACGATGTCCGGCGAGCCTTAGATTCGTACCAGCAAACTAATTTCCGGAGCGATATTAGTCCCTGGTCCCCAACCAACACCAATACCGAAGATCCCCGCATTGCCTTAAATACCGAGCAAAGCATTATTGATAACAACCGCGGAGACAGCGATCGTTGGTTAGAAAACGGCTCTTACGTGCGGCTACGGAACGTGGAACTGGGTTACAACGTGCCGGCTGCCTTATTGGGCCGGGCAGGTCTGCAAAATGCCCGTTTCTTTATCAGCGGACAGAATTTATTTACTATAACTAAATATTCTGGCCTGGACCCAGACGTAGTGGGAAATCCTGATCCTAACATTGCCCGCACCCGCATTCTGGAACGGGGAGTAGATTTAGGTAACTGGCCGGCTAGCCGCGTATTTTCCTTTGGTGTACAGTGCGATTTTTAA
- a CDS encoding toast rack family protein: MKFTRIALFCFVMAIIALRNPANAQHTSSQSLDLKNVKTLQAEIQINAGTLKVTTQTAPKADSHFTYTKEIWKPQIKYNGEPGKGLLSIKQPEEKNTNMKDKDRNDWDIKLPQGVATTLNLRMGAGEGNVDLSRAKINRLVMEAGAGEFNVNLANTSVSDVQLNAGVGEVNLDLSGNRTTNLKATINGGIGSLNLVLPRKTGVRVKVNGLGSLDTDALKKQGGYYVNDAYGKTPQSVEITINGGLGNVALALRD; the protein is encoded by the coding sequence ATGAAATTTACCCGAATTGCTTTGTTTTGCTTTGTTATGGCAATAATTGCTTTACGTAACCCGGCTAATGCCCAACACACTTCTTCGCAGAGTCTGGATTTGAAAAATGTAAAAACATTACAAGCCGAAATTCAGATTAATGCCGGCACTTTAAAAGTAACTACTCAGACCGCACCCAAAGCCGACTCCCATTTCACGTACACGAAAGAAATCTGGAAACCCCAGATAAAATACAACGGCGAACCAGGTAAAGGACTTCTCTCCATTAAACAACCCGAAGAGAAAAACACCAATATGAAGGATAAAGACCGCAACGACTGGGACATTAAACTGCCCCAAGGAGTAGCTACTACTTTAAACTTGCGCATGGGCGCCGGCGAAGGTAACGTAGATCTGAGCCGGGCAAAAATAAACCGATTGGTAATGGAAGCAGGTGCCGGCGAATTTAACGTAAATTTGGCTAACACGTCGGTCAGTGATGTACAATTAAATGCGGGAGTAGGCGAAGTAAATTTAGATTTATCTGGCAACCGTACTACTAACCTGAAAGCTACTATTAACGGTGGCATTGGCAGTCTAAACTTAGTACTACCGCGCAAAACCGGCGTGCGGGTAAAAGTAAATGGCTTGGGCAGCCTGGACACCGATGCCTTGAAAAAACAAGGGGGTTACTACGTGAACGATGCTTACGGCAAAACACCTCAATCTGTAGAAATAACTATTAACGGTGGTTTAGGAAATGTAGCGTTAGCCCTGCGAGATTAA
- a CDS encoding SMI1/KNR4 family protein — protein sequence MDKIINGIVALKKQYPQLIRTFPPVDSRMVKFVEEFLSIKLDEQLLEIYRYSNGLSFLQYALVGINNKQMGNLLDLNQAIPDEMYTLNGNRYLAFMSDAGSGDYSYLDNSQEVYHPVHFYNGESFNHNLIASSVQMFFGFFLERIPYVLENYLKNGEYLSIDDEEIIPPNL from the coding sequence ATGGATAAAATTATAAATGGAATAGTAGCATTAAAGAAACAATACCCGCAGTTAATTAGAACTTTCCCTCCGGTAGATAGCCGGATGGTTAAATTTGTCGAAGAGTTTTTATCCATTAAATTAGATGAACAGCTTTTAGAAATTTATAGGTATAGTAATGGCCTTTCGTTTCTCCAATATGCCTTAGTAGGTATTAACAATAAACAGATGGGCAATTTATTAGACTTGAATCAAGCTATTCCGGACGAGATGTATACCCTCAATGGTAATCGATATTTAGCATTTATGAGTGACGCGGGTAGTGGTGATTATAGCTATCTGGATAATTCACAAGAAGTATATCACCCCGTGCATTTTTATAATGGTGAATCGTTTAACCATAATTTAATAGCTTCTTCTGTACAAATGTTTTTTGGATTCTTTTTGGAAAGGATCCCATATGTATTAGAAAATTACCTGAAAAATGGTGAATACTTGTCTATTGACGATGAAGAAATTATCCCTCCTAATCTCTAA
- a CDS encoding DUF4097 family beta strand repeat-containing protein: protein MKKSGILAFVCFTIMATSVVTAHRSLESKNSFTTPKPLESTAKVNAIAPLTYKTKLSNRKDNQVQIQVYRSSVEVVGHNSDEVIIEAKDYEVPERAAGLHSLFSEVEDNTNLGLAVVKENNTLKIMQASRRGSEYTIKVPKNVAVIYHETSPHGGKFELSDTAGEIDLELQHASATLTNITGPVQANAIHGHLDIKFSELNQAKGSSIKSVHGPIDITLPSTTKADWELAANHGEIYTDFDISRPTDSKNGLAKIAGSNTIKGKTNNGGVEMNISAVHSDIFIRKQK from the coding sequence ATGAAAAAATCAGGAATACTCGCCTTTGTTTGCTTTACTATTATGGCCACGAGCGTTGTAACGGCGCACCGGAGTTTAGAATCCAAAAACAGCTTCACTACACCTAAGCCGCTAGAATCAACTGCTAAAGTCAACGCCATAGCTCCACTCACTTACAAAACCAAGCTGAGTAACCGTAAAGACAACCAGGTGCAGATACAGGTGTACCGGAGTTCGGTGGAGGTAGTAGGGCATAATTCTGACGAAGTAATTATAGAAGCTAAAGACTATGAAGTACCGGAACGGGCCGCAGGTTTACATTCACTTTTCAGCGAGGTAGAAGATAATACCAACCTGGGACTGGCAGTAGTAAAAGAAAATAACACACTTAAAATTATGCAAGCTTCCCGGCGGGGCAGCGAGTACACGATTAAAGTGCCAAAAAATGTGGCGGTAATATACCACGAAACTAGTCCGCACGGCGGTAAATTTGAACTCTCCGACACGGCCGGGGAAATAGATTTAGAACTACAGCATGCCAGCGCTACCCTTACCAACATTACCGGCCCGGTACAGGCAAACGCCATTCATGGCCACCTGGATATTAAATTTTCTGAATTGAACCAGGCCAAAGGCAGTTCTATTAAATCTGTACACGGCCCGATTGATATAACCCTGCCCAGCACTACCAAAGCCGATTGGGAACTGGCAGCCAACCACGGCGAAATTTACACCGACTTCGACATTAGCCGCCCCACCGATAGTAAAAATGGTTTAGCTAAAATTGCCGGCAGTAATACTATAAAAGGTAAAACCAACAATGGCGGAGTAGAAATGAATATTTCGGCCGTGCACAGCGATATTTTTATCCGCAAGCAAAAATGA
- a CDS encoding RagB/SusD family nutrient uptake outer membrane protein produces the protein MKKIFIFSLFIACLGLGSCEKELDIVNPNQPTVEVFWKTADDAQKGVNAVYSTLHRGAISRWLPFYYIIRSDEGRSQSPATDIVNNMDQFRITDYNFWGSYDIWRDSYIGVFRANQVITNVPAIQMDDAQKQRLIGEAKFLRGLFYFHLVTLWGNVPLMLEPSTTTDKPTTTPQAQVWAQIEKDLTEAVAVLPTTYANPDDLGRATKGAAYALLAKAYLQQRKYNESLTPLQWLVTGEGSSLYSLMPNYRDNFLITTENNAESVFEWQFQRNPTENHDDDTDPRADNLNYGTSIAQFFAPPGVGWSDGEAQRWVVHQFLKEPTVSGDRDPRLAATFLFDSTDVRGPQFTQIYGQAFAQRYGTDNGQRVWFRKFLNDHWKNEEGYNSPNNWRYIRYADVLLMYAEALNATGSTAQAYPYVDRVRQRAGLAPLSTAMPNLSQDQFLAQLKTERLLELAGEGHRWNDLARWGDLSPELAQRDPAFSTFVKGKNELLPIPQQETDINPNLNQNPNY, from the coding sequence ATGAAAAAGATTTTTATATTTTCCCTGTTTATTGCCTGTTTAGGTTTAGGCAGTTGCGAGAAAGAATTGGATATTGTAAACCCCAACCAGCCAACAGTAGAAGTTTTCTGGAAAACCGCCGATGATGCCCAGAAAGGAGTAAACGCGGTTTACAGTACACTGCACCGAGGCGCTATTTCGCGTTGGCTACCGTTTTATTACATTATTCGCTCCGATGAAGGCCGTAGCCAAAGTCCGGCTACCGATATCGTAAATAACATGGACCAGTTCCGGATAACCGATTACAATTTCTGGGGTTCGTACGATATCTGGCGCGACAGCTACATAGGTGTTTTTCGGGCCAACCAGGTTATTACCAACGTGCCCGCCATTCAAATGGATGATGCCCAAAAGCAACGGTTAATCGGCGAAGCCAAGTTTCTGCGGGGTTTATTTTACTTTCACCTGGTAACCTTGTGGGGGAATGTACCTTTAATGCTGGAACCCTCTACCACTACCGATAAACCCACTACAACACCGCAAGCTCAGGTATGGGCGCAGATTGAAAAAGATTTGACGGAGGCAGTTGCCGTTTTACCCACTACCTATGCAAACCCCGACGATTTAGGACGTGCGACCAAAGGCGCAGCGTATGCCTTATTAGCCAAAGCTTACTTGCAACAACGTAAATACAACGAATCCCTCACGCCCTTGCAATGGCTGGTAACCGGCGAAGGTAGTTCGCTTTACAGCCTGATGCCTAATTACCGCGATAATTTTTTAATTACCACTGAAAACAACGCCGAGTCGGTTTTTGAATGGCAATTCCAGCGGAACCCTACCGAAAACCACGACGACGATACCGATCCCCGGGCAGATAATTTAAATTATGGTACCTCTATTGCGCAATTTTTTGCACCTCCGGGTGTTGGCTGGTCTGATGGCGAAGCCCAGCGGTGGGTAGTGCATCAGTTCTTGAAAGAACCAACTGTTAGTGGGGATAGAGACCCACGTTTAGCCGCTACTTTTCTGTTTGATTCTACTGACGTGCGTGGACCGCAATTTACCCAGATTTATGGACAGGCTTTTGCACAACGGTACGGCACAGATAATGGCCAGCGGGTTTGGTTTCGTAAATTCTTGAACGATCATTGGAAAAACGAGGAAGGCTACAACTCGCCTAATAACTGGCGCTACATCCGTTACGCCGATGTGTTATTAATGTACGCTGAAGCCTTAAATGCCACTGGTAGTACCGCGCAGGCGTATCCATACGTAGACCGGGTGCGGCAGCGCGCTGGTTTAGCTCCTTTATCTACTGCCATGCCTAACCTAAGTCAGGATCAATTCTTAGCACAGTTAAAAACGGAAAGGTTGCTAGAATTAGCGGGCGAAGGGCACCGGTGGAACGATTTAGCCCGTTGGGGCGATTTAAGTCCGGAATTAGCCCAGCGCGATCCGGCATTCAGCACCTTTGTAAAAGGTAAAAATGAATTGTTGCCTATTCCACAACAAGAAACCGACATTAACCCGAATTTAAATCAGAACCCTAATTATTAA
- a CDS encoding DUF885 domain-containing protein codes for MKKLLFPILLLTLAFGCNKKTGETNTARATGNLNLDTILKNYYEERLKLFPLEATAVADNRYNDQLPIDISESHRAEAKALFTKYLTQLKQLDTTSLQAQEELSYAIFKRDMELALEGLTFPEHLMPINQFWGLPLIMAQLGSGASYQPFKTVKDYDNFLGRITGFQVWGDTAVANMRRGMVAGYVLPKALTQKVLPQLKALVTNDPTKSIFFDPIKNIPKDIPATEKDRLTQAYTQAIKEKVVPTYKKLHDFMEQEYLPKSRTTSGISAIPNGDKYYNYMVRYWTTTDKTPDEIFNTGQQEVKRIRAEMEKVKEQVGFKGDLLAFFKFVQTNARFKPFKTDQQVLNAYHEIEKRMQPQLKQLFGRVPKSKFEVRQTEAFREASASAEYNPPAPDGSRPGVFYVPILQPQDYNSTETESLFLHEAIPGHHYQISLQYENVDLPKFRRFGWYGANGEGWALYTESLGKELGLYTDPYQYFGRLSNEMHRAIRLVVDAGLHSKGWTREQAIQFSKENEASDEQGIIAEIERYMAIPGQALSYKTGELKIRELRNRYQQQLGSKFKLSDFHDEILRDGVMPLAVLETKMNAWAADQK; via the coding sequence ATGAAAAAGCTTTTATTTCCCATTTTGCTTCTTACTCTAGCCTTCGGCTGCAATAAAAAAACCGGCGAAACAAATACTGCCCGTGCTACTGGTAACTTAAATCTGGATACTATTCTCAAGAACTATTACGAAGAACGTTTAAAGCTTTTTCCGCTGGAAGCCACGGCTGTAGCCGATAACCGGTACAATGACCAATTGCCGATTGATATTTCTGAATCGCACCGGGCTGAAGCAAAAGCGCTATTTACTAAATACCTGACGCAATTAAAACAACTGGATACCACTAGCTTGCAAGCTCAGGAAGAACTTAGCTACGCTATTTTTAAACGTGATATGGAATTGGCCTTGGAAGGCTTAACCTTTCCGGAGCACCTGATGCCTATAAATCAGTTTTGGGGTTTGCCGTTAATCATGGCCCAACTGGGTTCCGGGGCTAGTTACCAACCTTTTAAAACCGTAAAGGATTACGATAACTTTTTAGGCCGTATTACGGGCTTTCAGGTTTGGGGCGATACGGCGGTTGCTAACATGCGCCGCGGGATGGTGGCTGGCTACGTTTTACCCAAAGCATTAACGCAGAAAGTGCTGCCGCAATTGAAAGCGTTAGTAACCAACGACCCAACTAAAAGTATCTTTTTCGATCCTATTAAGAATATACCCAAAGATATTCCTGCGACCGAAAAAGACCGTTTAACCCAAGCGTATACGCAGGCTATTAAAGAGAAAGTAGTACCTACTTACAAAAAGCTGCACGATTTTATGGAGCAGGAATATTTACCAAAATCCCGCACCACTTCCGGCATTAGCGCCATACCTAACGGTGATAAGTATTATAATTATATGGTAAGATACTGGACCACTACGGATAAAACTCCCGATGAAATATTTAACACTGGTCAGCAGGAAGTAAAACGTATTCGAGCCGAAATGGAAAAAGTAAAAGAACAGGTAGGTTTTAAAGGCGATTTACTAGCTTTTTTTAAGTTTGTACAAACCAATGCCCGCTTTAAGCCTTTTAAAACCGACCAACAAGTATTGAATGCTTACCACGAAATTGAGAAGCGCATGCAGCCGCAATTAAAGCAATTGTTTGGCCGGGTACCTAAATCTAAATTCGAGGTAAGACAAACCGAAGCATTTCGCGAAGCTTCGGCCAGTGCAGAATATAATCCGCCGGCTCCAGATGGTTCGCGGCCGGGCGTTTTTTACGTTCCCATTCTTCAGCCCCAAGATTATAACAGCACCGAAACGGAATCTTTGTTTTTGCACGAAGCCATTCCGGGCCACCATTACCAAATATCGTTGCAATACGAAAACGTAGATTTACCTAAGTTCCGGCGCTTTGGTTGGTACGGCGCTAACGGCGAAGGCTGGGCGCTTTATACCGAAAGCTTAGGCAAAGAACTGGGTTTATATACCGATCCGTATCAATATTTCGGCCGGTTGAGTAACGAGATGCACCGGGCTATTCGATTAGTAGTAGATGCTGGGTTACACAGTAAAGGTTGGACGCGCGAACAGGCTATTCAGTTCTCCAAAGAAAACGAAGCTTCGGATGAGCAAGGCATTATTGCCGAAATAGAACGCTACATGGCTATTCCGGGGCAAGCACTTTCTTATAAAACCGGCGAACTCAAGATCCGGGAGTTGCGCAACCGTTATCAGCAGCAACTAGGTAGCAAGTTTAAGTTAAGTGACTTCCACGACGAAATCCTGCGCGACGGCGTTATGCCCTTAGCGGTTCTCGAAACCAAAATGAATGCCTGGGCCGCCGATCAAAAATGA
- the gloA2 gene encoding SMU1112c/YaeR family gloxylase I-like metalloprotein: MQLQRIHHVAIICSDYQRSKHFYVQILGLTIVQETYRAERDSYKLDLAVGDQYQIELFSFPNPPARVSQPEARGLRHLAFEVSDLNSCLAHLEQHQVSYEPVRIDELTNKRFTFFADPDGLPLELYEK; the protein is encoded by the coding sequence ATGCAGCTTCAACGCATTCATCATGTCGCTATTATTTGCTCCGATTACCAACGCTCGAAACACTTTTACGTGCAAATTTTAGGCTTAACTATTGTGCAGGAAACGTACCGCGCCGAACGCGATTCTTATAAACTGGATTTAGCAGTAGGCGATCAATACCAGATAGAATTATTTTCTTTCCCCAACCCTCCGGCGCGGGTAAGTCAGCCGGAAGCACGGGGATTGCGGCATCTGGCTTTTGAAGTAAGTGATTTAAACTCCTGCTTGGCTCATCTGGAGCAACACCAGGTAAGCTACGAGCCCGTTCGGATAGATGAACTTACTAACAAACGATTTACTTTTTTTGCCGACCCGGATGGCTTGCCGCTGGAATTGTATGAAAAATAA
- a CDS encoding sialidase family protein, translating into MHFTNTKISKPFKRRLIRHKALLYILSLLVFTQCKDDSGKDPGPVNPPTNTFHPDEQPPVDNTRPTLIIQWETTATKLSHEVYSAEYGRIRRIKGDTLLLTYHFGPQGDEWDNIALKRSIDGGLTWSEPEVVMTDNDPNYYGFSNPEIFVARNGDVLLAYTGRGRPDDNAHANIQVRISKDRGWTFGTPVIINTGRAWEPALIQLPSGEIDLLYSSEANWWPSSNPQQEIRLVTSSDNGLTWGASRSVAYTSGARDGMAVPLVLKDNKGIVFPIESVNNSKSPWVVWSSVEANFNYASAGTTQNNRRWLATTENIWGGAPFIIQLPTGETILSCQDAGGRSISSDWKKNTMLVLAGNSIAQNFTNITYPWPNLPPNEGAYYSSLFLRDDSTLVLVTTRNFANGHSEIYQKIGHIQR; encoded by the coding sequence ATGCATTTTACTAATACCAAAATAAGTAAACCATTTAAAAGGCGTCTTATAAGGCATAAAGCCCTACTATATATATTAAGTCTGCTGGTTTTTACGCAATGTAAAGACGACTCCGGAAAAGACCCCGGTCCGGTAAACCCACCAACCAATACGTTTCACCCGGATGAACAACCACCGGTAGATAACACCCGGCCCACTCTTATTATTCAATGGGAAACAACGGCTACCAAACTGTCGCATGAGGTATATTCTGCCGAATACGGTCGCATCCGGCGGATAAAAGGAGACACCTTGCTGCTTACTTATCATTTTGGACCACAAGGAGACGAATGGGATAACATTGCTTTAAAAAGAAGTATTGATGGTGGCCTTACCTGGTCGGAACCGGAAGTTGTAATGACGGATAACGATCCGAATTACTATGGTTTCTCGAATCCTGAAATTTTTGTAGCGCGGAACGGCGATGTTTTGCTGGCTTATACCGGCCGGGGCCGGCCCGACGATAATGCGCACGCCAACATTCAGGTTCGCATCAGTAAAGACCGGGGCTGGACTTTTGGCACGCCTGTTATTATAAATACTGGTCGTGCGTGGGAGCCCGCGCTTATTCAATTACCTTCCGGCGAAATAGATTTATTGTATTCCAGCGAAGCCAACTGGTGGCCCAGCAGTAATCCGCAACAGGAAATCCGGTTGGTTACTTCCTCAGACAATGGCTTAACCTGGGGGGCATCGCGCTCTGTGGCGTATACTTCGGGTGCGCGCGATGGCATGGCGGTACCTTTGGTATTAAAAGACAACAAAGGTATTGTGTTCCCAATCGAATCGGTAAATAATTCTAAATCGCCGTGGGTAGTATGGTCGTCGGTGGAGGCAAACTTTAATTATGCCAGTGCTGGCACTACGCAGAACAATCGCCGATGGCTTGCTACCACCGAAAATATCTGGGGCGGAGCGCCCTTTATCATTCAACTCCCCACCGGCGAAACTATTCTTTCGTGCCAGGATGCGGGTGGACGCTCTATTAGCTCGGACTGGAAAAAGAATACCATGCTCGTGTTGGCGGGTAATAGTATTGCCCAGAACTTCACAAATATTACCTATCCGTGGCCTAATTTACCACCTAACGAAGGAGCCTATTACAGTTCTTTGTTCTTAAGAGATGATTCAACCCTGGTATTAGTTACTACCCGAAATTTTGCGAATGGACACAGTGAGATTTACCAGAAAATAGGACATATTCAGCGGTAA